A single window of Haliotis asinina isolate JCU_RB_2024 chromosome 5, JCU_Hal_asi_v2, whole genome shotgun sequence DNA harbors:
- the LOC137283431 gene encoding uncharacterized protein: MYGASLAIKKIQSISEGNSDDDDDDDDDDDDDDDDDDDDDDDDDGGGGGGDDDDDDDDDDKDDGSDDDEEALYSISNEKGDRDDNDNDDNDDDDDVGHEEEEVGEKDILFYLY, from the exons ATGTATGGAGCTTCTTTGGCTATTAAAAAAATACAGTCGATCTCAG AAGGAAAtagtgatgatgacgacgacgacgacgacgacgacgacgacgacgatgatgatgatgatgatgatgatgatgatgatgatggtggtggtggtggtggtgatgacgatgacgatgacgatgacgatgacaaaGACGACGGCAGTGATGACGATGAGGAGGCTCTTTACTCCATTTCTAATGAAAAAG GAGACcgtgatgataatgataacgacgacaacgatgatgatgatgatgttggtcatgaggaggaggaggtgggTGAGAAAGATATTTTGTTCTATTTGTACTGA
- the LOC137284309 gene encoding basic helix-loop-helix transcription factor amos-like — protein MSDRKRSGDVDNSSDRENYVSGQFIYASDTTTRSALSDRPLQDGSNQSWTYSIDNVIRRSESDRPTFQKMKSTSVYLRPHTPVRNSGRDVLRRRRIAANARERRRMQSLNIAFDELRDVIPAFSDDRKLSKYETLQMAQTYIAALQELLDKD, from the coding sequence ATGTCTGACAGGAAACGAAGCGGGGATGTGGACAACTCATCTGACAGAGAGAATTACGTAAGTGGTCAGTTTATATACGCTTCGGACACGACGACCAGATCTGCTTTATCTGACAGACCGTTGCAGGATGGTTCCAACCAATCCTGGACTTATTCTATTGACAATGTGATAAGAAGATCAGAGTCGGACAGACCAACCTTCCAGAAAATGAAGTCGACCAGCGTGTATCTGAGACCACATACACCTGTAAGAAACAGCGGCAGGGACGTTCTGAGGAGACGCCGCATCGCCGCCAACGCACGTGAACGACGACGGATGCAGAGTCTAAACATTGCCTTCGACGAGCTCCGAGATGTCATTCCAGCATTTAGTGACGACAGGAAGTTGTCCAAATATGAAACACTTCAAATGGCGCAGACTTACATCGCAGCACTTCAGGAATTGCTGGACAAAGACTGA